TAGTTGGCTCAAGCATATGAGGAAAAGAATTTGAGAAAGTCAATGACATCCAGCAGCATTTTGCAAATTATCCTGACACTTTATGATAAAGGGCGTTTCTGTGGTTCTGCCCATTATGGTGACAGCCATGTACAGAGCTACCAACCCAAGCATTACAACCATCCTAAGTCAAGATGTAAGATCAGCAGGAAGAAGAGCCCAGAGACAAGGATGTAATGACTCTGGCATTGTCAGATGGTTCATGTATTCAATACTATCCTGTACCATATTCCTAGGCTCACTGCAGGCCAACCATCTCACTGCCTACTTAGCTGGCAGGTAGTCATGTCTGACCAAAGGGCACTACAGTCTGGAGTTGATCTCTACACCAGTCCAAAGAAGGAGCCTTCTAGTCACAATCAACATGTAACTGATGTCAAAAGCAGTCAAGAAGTTATTGTCTAATTATTAttgtgttgatatggaaaattaatgctcGGTATGATCATTCATAtgatcttgtttcactatagtTTTCATTACTTGGATCCCTTCAAATTAATAAACTTAGTCTAGTTTGTTAGGTTATAGCTACAACTATGATATACACGTGTTATAAGAACAGCTAAATCTTAAGGGGTGCTCCTCAGTCCAGCTAGAACATAAAGAGGCATGTTATTCAATTGTATTGAGGTCACCATACAGGTACAGTGTCTCAGTACCAACTGTCTACCAGTAATACTTCTTAAAGCAGCATGAACATcacttaaaataattttgtggcttCTAATGCCTCAATACAGTTTCATTTCATAATAAAGAAGACAACCTGCATGAtggaagataaaaggaaaagaCAAGGTGGCAGACACTCATCGGAatccccaaaaggcacatgttaCGTTAAGTACTCTGGCAAAAAAATGGTGGCTCGTTTAGCCTCTAGCCATTTTGACAGGTGCTGTTCAttatcagtgttgggggtaacgcattacttatgtaacgggTTAATACTTTTTGAGTAATATGCTAGTAATATAAATCAAATAACTtttcttacaaatgtaacatgttacctacatgtaagtaatgaagttactgtaatgaatgtaatattaaataattttattactgcAAGCATGCtgcaagtaacaaagttactaatctcgttactaatctcgttactaATCCActgtaacgcctagccacaacgaagtaacttTGAAGCCCACCTTGAATTAATGAATGAAGTTTATTGACCAGTTTCTTAAATACAATTATAACCAAGActtcaacaacacaatcatgtcacatgataaggtactagttgcacacatgacagcttaaggctgtggacacacaataatataatatgtaatagtatCACGAGTATATaatttatgggtaatatgtaactgtaactaaatagttttagttgcaagtaatagtaatatcttttactcttggtaatatgtaATGAGTAAGTAATTGCCCTAACACTGTTCATTATTGGGGCAATCCCTAcaaaacagtactaccatactgtttgatatgattacaggtgcttaattaaTTGATTATAACTCACAaccaactgaaacaagctacaaagacagGACTGGCTTAATCTGTTCAATATTACCTAATAAAGGTATGGTGCTTTCCATGTATTCCTCTACAtggaaggccattccaacactGATGACAAAAACATTATTTCTACAGCATCCTAAACAAGCATCCATATCTCACATGCCTTTTGCCATAtgaacacgaaacaaagattttcttactctctaTGAACAGACAAATCTGACAGTATATAttaatttgagctttgtttcagtgcatactgaagcaattaaaacattttttttttacatggcATGTGTATATTTAGCAGTATGTTTTCTGATTTTGCAGCCAGTCTAGCAGCCATTATTTGGTGACCAGCTTTTCTCACCCCCTTTTCAGCTTGGTAGATATCCTCTTTTTGTACTTGCAGGTCCCAAGCTGAGCTGCAGAACTTGATTTTACTTGTCATTTTTTTTCCTACAGGATCATTTGATAAACATTCTATTTGGGTGTCTGTTCTATTATCTCAATCATTACACAAGTTTTGTTTACTCTATCATACTATATACACGCTgagccctgagaaaacagctaacaGTCAACTATATGATTAGTGGTGAAAGTAAAAGTGTAAAGACTAGACATGTGCAGTTTGGCTCCATGGCAAAGCTGGTAACAGACTATGGACTTTTATGGCTTTGTTACatgaaatgtatggtgaaaacatTGATGGGACATAAATACTGTgtcaaaatttgaaaagaaatattttaGCAGGTTAAACAGTATAATACAAATAAGCCAGATAATTCTATCCATGAGTTATTGAATACTTTGAGGgaacatgtacatactacaaATAATCCATCAATGAATCGGACATGAAATGTTGAAGGCACCATTATAACTCTGCTCCAATTATGGTTGGATGGGTAACCTACTTACCCACGGTCTGATTTCCCATAAATAGTTTTACCCAATTTTCTTTTTCAGCTTTCTGTAAGTGTTTCTCTAAATATCATTGTTTAATAGTACTACTGTTtgacagtactaccataccgttttacaaataataattttgaAGACTCATAACTTGAGATGGCAAGTGAACTACTGAAGCACATTTCCACAGTAAAATTTGGACATATGAGTGATGTGGTTGGACTTGGGCCCCATAACATATTACCATGTGTCTTGGTCCCACTGAGTAGCTAGAAACTGCCACTTTAGTACATACGGTAAATCATATTATTAAATGGTTTAGGAGTTACGGTTCATCAAAGTTGAAATACCTCCATTacaacaagagttaataattattaactcttgattataATCTATGGCATCAGTAACCATGGGTGAACCATAGATATATTGTATATCtatatcaaaacagccaagctgtaaaaaggtgcGGCTCCCataaaagccatggtgaaaaaaaagatgtaaaatccaaggtggcagacAAGAAATGGCGGTGATTGTACATTATAGATAGcaaaatttttcataatggaaactcaggtgaatttgtgttgcttcctccaagtttcactaggattcagtaccaaattcacctgaattgtcataattaaagtttttgccattaacctacaatcatcagccatttcttggcagccaccttggatttcacatcttttccacCATGGCTTCTGTGGGGCAGCACACAGCTTCATCGTcatcagcttggctgttttggtatagaaatcacttctttttgtaattgtatatacctatggctgactttggggtttCTTTTTACCTGTCTTTTCTTTACTGTAGTAAAGAGACTGGAGCAGACCTTTTATTtgtgaataaattttttttgcatatgTTAAATTATACAAATTTGTTATTACTAGTACTACTGTATAAAATTATAACATGAACTCTGTAatttacagggtgattgtttgtagttgtgggtgacttgattgtagctgagctctctacaggttgacttgtttgtagccgaactctcttcTACAGGTTATTATTACTACAGTGTCAACTTCATAAGTAAAGACTTTACACAGGGGGGAGGGGAAGAATCAACTCTCGACCTGTTTGTAACAAGGttacttgtgtgtagctaaacCATCTACAGACTGacatgtaatgtagctgaatcctATAATATGATAAATTATtaacgtagctgaatgttctattatggtgactgttctattagagtatatccatAGCACACTTGCTACACACAGTATATTCACAATTTCACACGATAACTGAGTGGCTTTTAATCTGATCCTTCTATGCTACTGAAACAactttttctatgatgattattcttctagcggtttgcctgatacgCGCACTAACTAATAGTTACTTATATTCACAAAAGTCGATCATGCAAGCAATCATTACATCATTACACACCTTTGGTTTCAAGGCACATTTCAAAGATCTTTATTTCAATTTCTTTCAACCACCCAAAggtactcctacaatggttaatcTATCCACGAACCAATTTTCAACCTATTACttgaagcagtttaccctgtaggcgtgacaacaaatcaacctcATTATACGCAGTCATAACTCTTGAATCGTTCATCAGATTTGTTCCAAGCTTGGTATTAAGATTTGCCTTTAGACTCCCGTaggtgtgtcaaatttcaaggtaatcagaTCAAGTGCTTGTGTTGTTTgcagtgtgcaaaaagacaagGAAAAAATAACAAAAAAGTTTGGTCTCTTGTATGGGTAGggagattttcttcaaatttaatATGTGAGCTCCCCTAACTACCAGGCAGACAACTCTACTGTAAATTTTTTGTAATCACataagagatcacagagctatatgtgtgaaaaattttcTTGTCAATATATGCACTGACTTCTTGAgctagtctcgcatagccaggcccttttctttcttttgtgtgggggcggggaaagaaaagggtctggtgaacatagtatagcatcgtcgttggcctatcccgagattgtggagATTCCACTGCGCATTGTTTGTGAGTGCGAATGACGTGTTTTGTTAACCATTGCGTCATTTGCGTCTTGTTGCCATAGATATAACTACTGCTTTTATATCTATGGCAACAGGACGCAAATGGTGCAATGGTTAGCAAATCACGTCATTCGCACCCAcgaacaatccggaagctgcacagtagaatccccacaatctcgggataggccaacaacgatgctatactatgttcaccagaccatTTTCTTTCCCGCcctcacacaaaagaaagaaaagggtctggctacacgAGACTATTCTTGAGCCATACAACACACTGTGTCTTGATCTATGGGGGAACACAGCACTGTTATTCTGCAGCCAATCACCTATCAGAAACAGCACAGCACCCAATtgagtagtctcgcgtggccagaccacatttttccgtatattgggtggggaaaaagggtctggtgcaactccaatagctgtttacttctgagccatccccacattccggggatgctaattgaataacattggtcacaaaggaggtgccatgacgtcagtaaaactatgaattattcctacactcctgctccggttgtgagtcttgttacacgatgaggattaactttcaagacgctataaaagagacatcggagcaaattaagattcatgtaaaggataaacagatctctagttaacttactgacgtcatggcacctcctttgtgaccaatgttatccaattagcgtccccggaatgtggggacggctcagaagtaaacagctattggagttgcaccagacccttttttccccacccaatatacggaaaaaagcggtctggccacgcgagactaccaaTTGAGGGACAAATCAGAAATTAATGACCAGTAATTCTCTGAGATCTTGCTACTATGTAGTGGTCACTTGTCTTAAGACTCCACATACATATTACTTTACACATGATGATGGCAGGTCTTGCTCCTTCCAGGTATTTGCATCTAAATttctgaaatcactctcagaaaTCAGTAAAATCCGAGTAATCACATCaatttcgaaatctcgtacgcgATTGGCAGACCGGCAGTAGGCCTACCAAATCTGTCAGCTGCAGAACAGCACGAGTAGCTACGCCTCTATGTTCACTAGTCCCATTCTTTTCCCGCCCACCCAAAGACAAAGGTCTGGCTCCTTGTCTACCTCATGACTACTAATCAACGCTGGCTTGCATGCAGTGAAAATGATAAAGCGAATTAAATGACTTAGACTGATCCACAACATTTCATACGCACCTATAAATTCTTCTCACCCGTCAGTACCGGTACCTGATTTCGTGTGTCTGGGCGCGTGTCTCGGATTCCTTGTAGTGTTTTAATATTGTGCGTGCGCTTAATTAAGGGAAAAAAATACAAGGCATCGAACAAGATCGAGGTGACAATGTCGAGACTTCCTTCTGTTTctcaagaagaagaagaagacgaGCGATTCATTCAAGAATCCGCGGAGCTAGCAAAGTCGTTTACTGAATTCTTTATAAACAGTCAAGCTCGGAAAATTAAGAAGTTACAAGGTACGTAGTACGAACACATTTGCAATTGTTATTAATTGTAACTTTGTATAGGAGATGCAAAGAGCCCATTACTGCCTAACAATGTTGATAATACAACTGGGGGAACTGGATACCTCGCTACAAGCCCCACCACGCCCACTACAATCATTATTACTGATGATCACCCGATGGCCATATCACTGAGAACAATATCAGAACTACTTGATAATCGACTGGATGGTATAATTGATGATTCACAAAAAGATGTACTGAAGAAACGTGGTCATACCCTCTGGGACATTGACTATCATGACTTTCATAGTATGATGACATTGGCATTTAGAAGACTGGGTGGTACACTGGTTGGTGTGAATGGCTGGCAAGTAGCCTCATTAGTATTCAGAGGTGTTGCTGGGCTTGTGAGAGACTTACGTCTACAAGATGGGGGCCAGCATTATGGCAGTCATGCAAGAGAGGGCACTTTACAAAGTTATGTCAGCACTTTCCTTGAAGAAATTGCTTTGATGACTTGGATAGAAAACCAAGGAGGATTGGTAAGTAGTTTATTGTGCTTATCTAGCAATGCTGAGCTGGTACCAACCTTTGATCTATGTACTTATAATTAGCTCCTTGGGGATATGTTGAGATTCAATAATCACTATGTTGGTACAATAAGTCTGCCTTTGTTTGAGGTATTTCATTTCAAAGGATGTGTTTATATAATACAATACTGGTAATTTTATAAGCATAAGCATTTTATGCATGTGCTGAGCATTGTGGTATTATTAATGATTATAATACAGGTACCTGCTATTCTTCTCATTAAAGCTGTGACATAGCCAGTTCCTTTCATTTTTCGGTAGCAAAAGAAGTCAGACTACATACATAACCATGTACTAAGAATATTCTGTCAGTATCACTGAAACAAAAAACCATTTAAACTTTTTGTGAtcatgtgaccagatctgcaaaaccTTCCTTCATCAGACTTTTaaaatacttttttttttttcaagtaTGCATTAATTATAGGTTgggttttgcagatctggtcattATAAACTGAGCACCATGGTACAATTGAATGTTGTTTTTGTAGATTAACTGGGGCAGACACAATGATGGAGAAGCATACAGAATAGACAGTGTACTAACTGATGACGGCACTCCAGTATAGATGATTAAACACTTTTACTTAACTACTAACAAATCAGAGTAATGTTATTGTCATTACACAAATTAATTTTTGATGTAAAGCATGAACTGTTCTTCCTTATCCTTAACTTCTTAGCTTATAGTGTTAGCAATAAATATTTTCTGTACTTGTACGGTTTCTGGAACGGTATGAGTGAACAATACATTAAGCTGAAAGGTATGTAATACACAATATTGTATAAGAATCAAGTCCTCCATGCTGAAAACGAAGGATTATTTTTGCTACTGTCACTGCTGGTACGGTCTTCACTAAGTACATCACCATACAGTGATGCTGCAGTTGCCTGCAAAACAACACAATAGTCATACATGACAAAATTGCAATACCAATTTACTCGAATTGTGCTACGTCTTCAAATGGTACTGCCGTACACTTTTTAAAGGATACTTATATAGTTCTTAAGAGGTTTtattatgtacaaaattatgTTGAGTGCTAGGTAAGAAGTTGGTATAAATTATGTTTACACAAGAGTTCACTACTTTATACCAAGAGCTCATAAGGGTTCAATTCAAGTTCACTACTTAACTTATATTATGGACTCTTTGGTggtgtttgtttgtagtatTGTAGTGATAGGTAGCCTTAAATTATAGTGCACTCTTgaaaattgctgcagtgccatcTATTTAAAGGGCTTTATCATGCTTTTATACCACCCTGGTAGCACAATTTGagcacatgtgtatgtatgtatgtatgtatgtatgtattattagaGCAATGAGGTAACTTTGTTTCTGCTATGGTAAACTCATTCTGGCCAGACCATCCGTGACTATATAGTAGCCCGGACTAGACTTTCACTTGCTACAACATGTCACAAGCAACTGTTTTGGTCTCTCCCTATAATAGAttagtatattaattttaaaatgaagtagggatccaaacgataaaaaggagtgaaacaagagataatgatggtattacagcatagctctgtgacaaaatccctacattagcatgttataacaattgttttgttcaatgccaaagtagggatttctcaccgagctatgttgtaataccatcattcatctctacaTGAAAAAGAGGAtgaacagcctgattgaagataaaagaaaaaacAAGGAGCAGAGGGCAtgcactcatcggaaccccaaaaggaacaacccactggtgagtttgttgttgtggcataaaatggtggctgtgcatgCAAtacttcatttggcctccagccttgcgactgtagtcggcaggcaggcaggcagataaAAATTGGTTTCagttatttttttattaaattcTATATCAGGCTGcatgtaagtgttttcttgtttttaatgttgtatcatacagtatgatagtactgtatagtagggaccacaaagaagtaggcgtggctcatgaaaaacattacccaaaaaccagcttaaCTTTTCCCaaacgacaatgaggcagtgttggttaAGCAAaaccaagccttcagatcaacccaaaatgctttcaacaagttgctacggaatttttaaattaaaaaaattaacggaattttctactgagtaactgactgactgactgactgatgccttcagacaagcgtaactcgacaacggctaaggctatgggtttgattttttcactgtttgatgtcacttcagtgTCCTAGGTCTTGCAGGGCTATACTGGTCTGGGTGAATATAGGTTGGGATGACCTTCATTCTCTGATAGGACAGAAAGGATTGTCTTGGGACATTCTGTAATATCAAATGACAAAATAGGACAAAGGGATTTGTTCGGGCAATCCTAGACACTtatgtcaatttggcggtagcacgtgatggcttcctttcgtaaCGAAAATTgttcatatttttcatagtagctactttgattgcagaggtgcttttcgaacagttcttgatttgtactgctgtgtaatggcaagagtccataataagaggactctcttattatggactcttggtaacgggttgaacatagccgacgtaatggatacttcacttttcagacaataattgatataactggggcgtgcggcaccatttctttcttttgatgcggtatgcgtgggttcaccagtcataataattattaacaaaaaaagttaacaaacaaacacgcaaaaatttgaaatttttaactagagtagggaccatagcacatcgataaacagtactgaaacaagtgcatgatattaaatcacagtaaaataataagaagtgttatatccctactgtgcatttctgttatggtatcttgagcacagcagggattaacacttcttactgttttactgtgatttaatatgcactactccagcttgtttcagtacttttattgatgtgctatggtctctactctagttgagaaTTCCAAAAATGTTTGCGATTTTCgttgcataagatgtctctagttTAAAGGCCGAATTTTAGGCGGTGCGCGTCACTTTTGGGGGGGATCCCTActctaccatactgtttgattgaCTTTTCTTGTTTGATAATCAGTtgaattattggtaacagccgatattagctaattttacaagtattggTAGCGGCTACAAAGCGGAAATAATTTTCcgattaaccgaaacccacaatcaatcattaacgacGGCAATgtacaggtgaaagtaaagaaggtagtgaatgtagcagtaagtggtttgctggaactgttttgtaactgctttgtaactgttttggctgcacaagtatggttgtaggctgtgtatatttatttgccgcccacgcaattagttaaTCACTtttcacaaagggtctggagtcccactaaaaacactgtttgataagctggcttagatgttttataactacttggcttccttttccatgaaaggaatTAGTGGCAAAAccagaaaacattgtaaaagttggccgcccacgcaattaattacattatcattacaaatgcagtttatacacataaactttaggtgattttctgctactcctcccctgttctgaagaattgaagaatatcggtaaatatagGCATATCCGTTACAGgagtaggcaaataatcggtatcggtaaatgtgaaaaaatgcatatcagtgcaacactaatcAGTGATTGCTCATATGCTGCAAGCTCAAAAATGGATGAGCAGGGCTGGAGGAGGAACACACAGGTGGAGGAAACTATGTTAACCATGCTTAGTACAAAATTGCAGTATTCCAGTTTATAATACAGCAGTATtattatttaccttgtaactagttactatattacatccggaaattgCAATGCGCTACTTTTTAATGCATGGTATCCAGCACGTGATAGATTGCATTTAGAGATGGCAATACAGGAATTAACAaaagagtgatagtgtatggggaagCTAAGATACTGCAACAAAGTATATTTATCATGGCCTGAGAAACATGTATCTCGCTTGTGCCACTTGTAGTTATAGGCTTGTATTTAGCTTGTATTTAGCTATGTAGCttgtattttttttttctgGGAGTAATATGTAGCTGTAACGCACTAATTATGCAGAAGACACAGTGTTTAGAAAAGTTGTCAAggataatgatgatgattgttGTTATTGGTGCatgatagctacactacaaaagAAATTTAAGAATAGCACTAGCTAGTTTTACTGTCCCGTTTTATTTTACCCAGcaaggtacacacacacacacacacattactttagcagcagcagcagcagaggGAAAGTGGATGATTGACTACCACGATGGATGCTATGAAGACGATAAAACTTTTACACTTAGCTAGCTAAGCTGCACAGTCTAGAAATAATGGTATACTGTTAACACAAAACAATGATGCTAACCAGTTGGTTAACTGTTTATTTGAAGTGTACTTAACCATTTATACTCAGCCCGGAATATTTATGCACTAGCATGGATGAACTAGGCAGACCATTTATGACAACATAAACCTGGACCTCTGATGTTCAGACCGTTTGTGTATTGAGAGTTCTATACTAGAGTAATGAGCTAATTgtatattttattagagtagtgagtTAATGTatcacatacatacgtacactcTACCTTGTTGTCAAAATTAGGAGCTGCTGTAGTACCAGTGTTGATGACATAAGCAGACCCTGGTCTAGAGAAGTGTGCCATCCATTGTTGCATAACCTTGTACATGTTGTCACCAGTTGTGTTAACATCACTTTTAGGAGCCACCTGTGAATAAAAAAAtgaatacaatacaatatacatCAGATTTAGGTTATAGTAGATACAAGATTTATGCATTAATTGTATCAGTCAGTCACCAAGTAACACAAATGTGTACTGGTAAATACTGTTGACATACTTTCTTCACAACATCTAATCTTATCAAATCTTGCTTGCTAGTTCTCCTACAGCCAGCATCTATGAGAAATTGTAATAAATAGAGTGACTATTATCATCACTTACCTGCAAACAGCGGCCAGATGGCATCGTTGGCTGACCCAAAATCTGCTGCTGTCCTAATAGTGTGACCATGGAAAGTTGTCAACCATACCCACGATGTACTAGTAAAATTAACTTTAAAATGAATcaggttccagtgataaaaagtagtgatacaAGAGATAGCGTAGCTATGCAGGAATGTAATGGTACCATGTTCAATATAGAACACTGATGAGGTTATGAGACACTGACTGACCAGAAGAAGACATTCTTAAATGGGTGCAATGGCAAATTTATTGAAGAGGATGGATTTAAGACTATACTCAGTGAGTTTCAATAGTTTCGCACATGTTGATTACCTCAGATTGAAGTCAGTTCTCTACCAAGTAACGCATATCATTTTGCTTGTAAATATAACACTCAAAAAGTGGTCTCGAGATAA
The Dysidea avara chromosome 7, odDysAvar1.4, whole genome shotgun sequence genome window above contains:
- the LOC136261781 gene encoding uncharacterized protein, whose translation is MSRLPSVSQEEEEDERFIQESAELAKSFTEFFINSQARKIKKLQGDAKSPLLPNNVDNTTGGTGYLATSPTTPTTIIITDDHPMAISLRTISELLDNRLDGIIDDSQKDVLKKRGHTLWDIDYHDFHSMMTLAFRRLGGTLVGVNGWQVASLVFRGVAGLVRDLRLQDGGQHYGSHAREGTLQSYVSTFLEEIALMTWIENQGGLINWGRHNDGEAYRIDSVLTDDGTPV
- the LOC136261780 gene encoding ankyrin repeat domain-containing protein 39-like isoform X2, which gives rise to MDDDLCTAVANGDYELVTKLLSEGVSSNQASREGYHPLCIAAFWGHVDIAKLLLKHRANINCANVSTGMTPCHCAALQGHGRVLMTLLEHTPNLTAKDSQGRTAADFGSANDAIWPLFADAGCRRTSKQDLIRLDVVKKVAPKSDVNTTGDNMYKVMQQWMAHFSRPGSAYVINTGTTAAPNFDNKATAASLYGDVLSEDRTSSDSSKNNPSFSAWRT
- the LOC136261780 gene encoding protein TANC2-like isoform X1 — encoded protein: MDDDLCTAVANGDYELVTKLLSEGVSSNQASREGYHPLCIAAFWGHVDIAKLLLKHRANINCANVSTGMTPCHCAALQGHGRVLMTLLEHTPNLTAKDSQGSTSWVWLTTFHGHTIRTAADFGSANDAIWPLFADAGCRRTSKQDLIRLDVVKKVAPKSDVNTTGDNMYKVMQQWMAHFSRPGSAYVINTGTTAAPNFDNKATAASLYGDVLSEDRTSSDSSKNNPSFSAWRT